A window from Enterocloster bolteae encodes these proteins:
- a CDS encoding sugar ABC transporter ATP-binding protein yields MSILRTEGIIKDYPGTRALDDVTVSFDSGKVHAFIGKNGSGKSTLVKVFAGAIQPTSGHFYLDEEELHFSTPVEALNKGIATVYQELSLVPHLSVAENIFLGRLPKKGRLVDWKRTYQMAGELLHAMGVDIDPHEKVFRLSMWQCQVVEITKAMSFKPKVLMLDEPTSALAANETQKLFEAIRMLKKQDVIIIYISHRLQELWEIADSVTVLRDGKYIGTEPISSLQHKDIITMMFGDVEIKERPGDLKVQDGIIMDVKHLTRKGKFQDVSFQLRKGEVLGIAGMLGSGRTELLRCIFGADPYDSGEILVDQKTAPKNAGPIGMMQMGLGLTPEERKTQGVILIHSIRDNLCYASMDKMTQRHVINEKTRKEFSERQIRDLQIKIPDLMAPVSSLSGGNQQKVIIGNWLNTAPKIMMYDEPSRGIDVKAKQQIFQIMWEQSRKGISSIFVSSELEELVEVCHRILIMHMGKIVGEVCLDDHVTIDALYAYCMGGKVE; encoded by the coding sequence ATGAGCATTTTGAGAACGGAAGGGATTATAAAGGATTATCCGGGAACAAGAGCATTGGATGATGTCACCGTATCCTTTGACAGCGGAAAAGTCCATGCCTTTATCGGAAAGAACGGGTCGGGAAAATCAACCCTGGTTAAAGTATTTGCAGGCGCCATTCAGCCCACAAGCGGACATTTTTATCTGGATGAAGAGGAATTGCATTTCAGTACACCGGTGGAAGCACTGAACAAGGGAATCGCCACTGTATATCAGGAGCTGAGTCTGGTTCCCCATCTCTCAGTGGCGGAAAATATTTTTTTGGGACGTCTTCCAAAGAAGGGACGTCTGGTAGACTGGAAGAGGACATATCAGATGGCAGGAGAGCTGCTGCATGCAATGGGCGTAGATATTGACCCCCATGAAAAGGTGTTCAGGCTCAGTATGTGGCAGTGCCAGGTGGTGGAAATCACCAAGGCCATGAGCTTTAAACCGAAGGTGCTTATGCTGGATGAGCCCACATCGGCTCTGGCCGCCAATGAAACCCAGAAGCTGTTTGAGGCAATACGGATGTTAAAAAAGCAGGATGTAATCATTATCTACATCTCCCACAGATTACAGGAGCTGTGGGAGATTGCAGACAGCGTTACAGTGCTGCGGGATGGAAAATACATAGGAACAGAGCCAATCAGTTCGCTGCAGCACAAGGATATCATTACTATGATGTTCGGTGATGTGGAAATCAAGGAAAGACCCGGAGACCTTAAGGTGCAGGATGGCATCATAATGGATGTAAAACATCTTACCCGCAAGGGGAAGTTCCAGGACGTATCCTTTCAGCTGAGAAAGGGAGAGGTATTAGGAATTGCAGGAATGCTGGGGTCCGGCCGTACAGAGCTGCTGCGCTGTATATTTGGTGCAGACCCATACGACAGCGGTGAAATCCTGGTGGATCAGAAAACTGCTCCCAAAAATGCCGGTCCCATCGGAATGATGCAGATGGGGCTGGGGCTGACGCCGGAAGAGAGAAAAACGCAGGGGGTGATTTTGATTCATTCCATCCGTGATAACCTCTGCTATGCCAGTATGGATAAGATGACACAGCGCCATGTGATAAATGAAAAAACCAGAAAAGAATTTTCAGAGAGACAGATTAGGGATTTACAGATTAAAATTCCGGATTTGATGGCCCCGGTAAGCTCTCTTTCCGGCGGCAACCAGCAAAAGGTAATTATTGGAAACTGGTTGAATACGGCTCCCAAGATTATGATGTATGATGAGCCCTCCAGAGGAATAGATGTAAAAGCAAAACAACAGATTTTCCAGATTATGTGGGAGCAGTCCAGAAAAGGAATATCCAGTATTTTTGTGTCATCAGAGCTGGAGGAACTGGTGGAGGTATGTCACAGGATTCTGATTATGCATATGGGAAAAATCGTTGGGGAAGTGTGTCTGGACGACCATGTGACCATAGATGCATTATACGCGTATTGTATGGGAGGAAAGGTAGAATGA